CCAACACATACTACCAAATTACGTTAAGCTACGGTTACAGATATTACGAACAAACCTTCAAAGTGATAACAAAAAACTAAGATTAACGACCAAACAATGGTTATGATTGAAATGGAATATGATTTTCCAGCAGAGGTTCATTTTGCATGTGAAAAGTGTGCTCGTTGCTGTGGGGACACTGAAGATACAGTTAGACATGTTTTGTTGTTGAAAACTGAAGCAGAAAAAATATCCAACCAAACTTCAAAAGACATTCACGAATTTGCTGAAGAAGTTTATGGGTTTGAACCATATATCTACGAGATGAAAAAAACTGAAGGAAAATGCTGTTTTCTAGAAAACAACCGATGCACAATCTACGATACCAGACCAATAATTTGCAAGTTCTATCCCTTTGAACTAAAAAACCTAGGAAACGACAAATACTCCTTTTTGTTTACCACAAAATGTAACGGCATTAGGCAAGGCCCCAATTTAGAAAAAATGTTTTTTGAGGGTCTTTTCGGCGTAGCCCTTAAAGCGATGGATGAAAACGCAAAATCAGATTAAGTTATTCAGAGTAGGATTCAAATAATAGGCGTTATTAGAATGATTTGCAAACAATAGGAAAGTGAAAAAGAGCATGTGTGCTGAGTCAAAGGAAAAGATTTGGTTTGATGAATTAAATATGCCTCAAGCTGATAAGGCAGCCAAGGACGGAAAAGTTGTGATTATTCCTTGTGGAAGCATTGAAGAACACGGTGACCATTTGCCTTTGAATACAGACAGTTTGCAAGCAGAATTTATAGCAGTAGAAGTTGCCAAAAAAACAGGCAGTTTACTTGCCCCACCCTTGAGGTATGGTTTGTGCAATTCTACTCGCAATTTTCCAGGCACAGTAACCATTAGTTTTGATTCCTTACGGAGCATAATGACGGATATTCTGGACGATTTTATTCGAATAGGTTTTCGGCGGTTGCTGGTTCTTACGGGTCATGCAGGCAGTTCACATATGACGGCAATCAAGCTTGCAGCAAAAGTAGTAGTAAACAAACACAAAAACGAAAAAAACAGACCTCGAATCATGGTTTGTTCAGATTACGATTTTGCCTTTGATTTAAAAGATAAAAACATAGATGACCGCGATTCCCATGCTGGAACAATAGAAACATCACGAGTTATGGCAATACGTCCTGATTTGGTCTTTGGAAAAGGTATCAGAAACTTTCCTGACATGCCGCGGTTTGAAATTAGTCCTGACCCTCAAAAGTACTTCCCCAGTGGGGTAATGGGAGATCCCACTATTGCTTCTGTAGAAATTGGTCAAAAAATTAACAATTACGTAATCGAACAAATTGCAAAATTAGTCAATGAACTAAAAAAATAAAGAACATGTTGGAATTTTAATTGATCAAAGCATTAGTTTTTTTGGCAACCGGATTTGAAGAAATAGAAGCAGTTACAATTATTGACATTCTAAGACGAGCAGACATAACAGTAACAACAGCTGGATTAACCTCAAACCCTATCGAGGGCGCACATAAAGTGAAAATTGTTGCAGACAAATCTGTGGATGAAATGTTTGCCCATGAATTTGATGCAATAATTTGTCCGGGTGGCTCCCATGGATACAAGAACCTTAGACGAGACCCCAGAGTAATTCAAATAATCAAAAATGCACACAAACAAAACAAATTGGTTGCTGCGATTTGTGCGGCACCTGCGGTTCTTTCGGATGCAGCAATTTTGGAAAATAAAAACTGTACAATATACCCTGGAATGGAAAACGAACTCATCAAGGGCGGTGGAATTCCAAACCCTGACAATGTGGTGGTTGACGGCAACATAGTGACAAGCAAAGGACCCGCAACAGCTCTTGAGTTTGCTATTACAGTGGTGGAATTGTTGGCTGGAAAACAGGTAGCTGATTCGGTTTGCAGAAAAGTTCTAGCCGATAATAGGTGTTAAAGAACAAAAAAAGAAAAGAAGGTTTTTTGGGTATTCTGTAGTTTTTAATGGATGTTGTGTTTTTGTTTCTTTTGTTTCCACAGGGTTGTTGCTACTGTTACGGCAACAACTAAACTAATTACTGTTATAATGTGGATTCCTTCAGGGATGTCTTCGGGGTTTACTTCTGCGACGGTCCATGTTGAAAAGTGGTCAGTGCTGCAGACAAGATAGCCGTTTTGGTCCATGTAGCTTTCTACAGGCGTCCATTGTTCTCGGGTTTGGTTCCAGTACATCCATGTTAATTGTGAAGCATTGACTTCTCTGCCTAGTTCGGTGCTTAGTTCAGTTTGGTTAATCAGTAACCGCAACTGAGCCTGTAACTGAAGTTCTGCATTAGGTTCCAATCCCAGGTAGAAATTAAGGGTGCGTTCCATCACTGCCTCGCCACTAGGGGGTTGAGCAGTGCAGTTCATTGCTAGGGTCATTGTTTGATTCGGGTCAACATTTATCGCAACTACTTTGTTAGTGACTTGGGGGTCAATCGTTACATTCATTTCGCAGTTTTGGGTGGTGTTCATCATCATTGTTACGTTTTTGTAAAGGAACACCGACACGTTCATTGCTTTTACTTGTTCGATTTTGCCGGTTGGGGTCATGTCGCTTCTGTTGTATTGCATTGCGTCATTTGGCATGTTGGGAGGCATATTATTTTGCATTGGTGTTTCAGGGGCGTAAACAGAAACAGAAAAGGTTAACATCAATGCGACAGCTAACAAGGTTAAGCTGGTTGTTAAGGTTTTTTTGTGTAGCATTTTCATTTTCCTCACTTATCGCATATAGTAATATATTCTAATGTTGTGAAAGATAAAGTACATTGTGAAAAAAGCGTTTCAAAAAATGAAACACAAAATCAACAACAATTTTATTGCTTTTTTGGGGGTTCTACATGAATTGTTAAGTTCACGTTGGGTTGTTCCAAGCGTAACTCATCTGCTAAATGGTCGGTTAGGTCGTGTGCTTCTTTGACACTTAATGAGCCATCAACAGAAAGATGCAATTCCGCAAAAACTTGGTTTCCGTGCCTTCTTGTTTTAAGGTTATGAAAATCAATGAAATTGAAAGCGTGCCGGTTAAGGACTTCAATGATTTTTTCTTCTTCTGCGGTGCAGGATTGGTCCATCAAACGGTTAGACGATTTTATTATAAGCTGTAATCCTACTTTTACGACTAAAGCTGAAACAAAAAAGGCTAAAACTGAATCCAAAAAT
This portion of the Candidatus Bathyarchaeum sp. genome encodes:
- a CDS encoding YkgJ family cysteine cluster protein, which encodes MVMIEMEYDFPAEVHFACEKCARCCGDTEDTVRHVLLLKTEAEKISNQTSKDIHEFAEEVYGFEPYIYEMKKTEGKCCFLENNRCTIYDTRPIICKFYPFELKNLGNDKYSFLFTTKCNGIRQGPNLEKMFFEGLFGVALKAMDENAKSD
- a CDS encoding creatininase family protein — encoded protein: MPQADKAAKDGKVVIIPCGSIEEHGDHLPLNTDSLQAEFIAVEVAKKTGSLLAPPLRYGLCNSTRNFPGTVTISFDSLRSIMTDILDDFIRIGFRRLLVLTGHAGSSHMTAIKLAAKVVVNKHKNEKNRPRIMVCSDYDFAFDLKDKNIDDRDSHAGTIETSRVMAIRPDLVFGKGIRNFPDMPRFEISPDPQKYFPSGVMGDPTIASVEIGQKINNYVIEQIAKLVNELKK
- a CDS encoding DJ-1/PfpI family protein: MIKALVFLATGFEEIEAVTIIDILRRADITVTTAGLTSNPIEGAHKVKIVADKSVDEMFAHEFDAIICPGGSHGYKNLRRDPRVIQIIKNAHKQNKLVAAICAAPAVLSDAAILENKNCTIYPGMENELIKGGGIPNPDNVVVDGNIVTSKGPATALEFAITVVELLAGKQVADSVCRKVLADNRC